The DNA region ATCTCCATCGACCAGAAGAACGCCGCCAACAACCCCCGTTCGACGGTCGGAACCGTCACCGAACTCCACGACTACCTCCGTCTGCTGTACGCCCGCGTCGGGACGCCGCACTGTCCGGAGTGCGGCCGCGAGGTCGGCGAGCAGAGCGCCCAACAGATGGTGCGGCGCATACTCGAACTTCCGGAGGGAACGCGCGCGAAGATCGCCGCGCCGGTCGTCCGCGACCAGAAGGGCGCGTTCGAGGACCTGTTCGACGAACTCGTCTCCGAGGGCTACTCCCGTGTCGAAGTCGACGGCGAGGAGTACGACCTCGCGATGGAGAAACCCGAGTTGGACGAGAACTACGACCACACCGTTGACGTCGTCGTCGACCGGGTGAAGATTTCGGAGGAGGCGCGTTCGCGCATCACCGACTCCGTGGAGACGGCGCTCGAAGAGGCCGACGGCGTCCTGAAGGTCGTCGTCCCCAGCCCGCCCGCGGCCGACGAGTTCCACCTCGGCACCGAGGCCCGCGCGACCGGTGACCTCGCCGGCGGCGGCGACGAACGCCTCGTCGTCGAGTTCTCCGAGGAACTCGCCTGCACACACTGCGGCATCGACTTCTCCGAGATCGAGACGCGCTCCTTTTCGTTCAACTCGCCGCACGGCGCGTGTCCCGAGTGTGAGGGCATCGGCAACACGAAGGAAATCGACCCCGACCTCGTCGTCGAAGACGCCTCGAAACCCATCAAACACGTCTTCGAGCCGTGGAGCTACAAGCGGTCGTACTACCGAACGCGGCTCGACTCCGTCGCCGACCACTTCGGCGTGAACGTCTCGACGCCGTTCGAGGAACTCGACGACGACGTCCAGCGGCAGTTCCTCTACGGCACCGACCGGCAGGTCGTCTTCGAGCGCCAGACCCGAAACGGCGTCCGGCGGAAGACGAAGCGCTTCGAGGGCGTCATCCCGAACCTCGAACGCCGCCACGTCGAGACCGAGTCGAAGGGGACCCGCGAGCACATCGAGGAGTACATGGCCGTGACGACCTGTCCGGCCTGCGACGGGACGCGCCTGAAACCTCAGTCGCGCTCCGTCTACGTCGACGGCACGGCCATCACCGAAGTGAACCGGATGAGCATCGGCGACGCGCTCGCGCACTTCGAGAGTCTGGAGGCGGACCTCACCGACCGCGAGCGGACCATCGCCGAGGAGATTCTCAAGGAGATTCGCGCGCGTCTCGGCTTCATGACCGAGGTCGGTCTCGACTACCTGACGCTCGACCGGGAGGCGTCGACGCTCTCGGGCGGCGAGAGCCAACGGATTCGACTGGCGACGCAGGTCGGGTCGGGGCTCGTCGGCGTGCTGTACGTGCTCGACGAACCCTCTATCGGCCTCCACCAGCGCGACAACGACAAACTGCTCGACACGCTCGAAGGCCTCCGGGACCTCGGCAACACGCTGCTCGTCGTCGAACACGACGAGGAGACGATGCGCCGCGCGGACAACATCATCGACATGGGTCCCGGACCGGGCAAGCGCGGCGGCGAAGTCGTCGTCCAGGGCGACTTCGACGAGGTCTGTGAGGCCGACGGCTCGATTACCGCCGACTACCTCTCGGGCCGGAAGGATATCGATGTCCCCGAGACGCGGCGCGAGCGCGACGGCGAACTCACGGTCCGGGGCGCGCGTCAGCACAACCTGAAAGACCTCGACGTGTCGCTACCGCTCGGTACATTCACGGCCATCACGGGCGTCTCGGGGTCGGGGAAGTCGACGCTGATCCACGACATCCTCTACAAGGGGCTGGCCCGGGAGATGAACAACAACACCTCCGTCGACCCCGGCGACCACGACGAAATCGAGGGAATCGACCAAATCGAGACGGTTCGGCTCATCGACCAGTCGCCCATCGGTCGGACGCCGCGGTCGAACCCGGCGACGTACACCGGCGTCTTCGACTACGTCCGCGAACTCTTTGCCGAAACGAAGCTCTCGAAGCAGCGCGGCTACGAGAAGGGTCGCTTCTCGTTCAACGTCAAGGGCGGCCGCTGCGAGGAGTGCGGCGGCCAGGGCGACGTCAAAATCGAGATGAACTTCCTCTCGGACGTGTACGTCCCCTGCGAGGAGTGCGGCGGCAAACGCTACAACGACGAGACGCTCGACGTCACCTACAAGGACAAGACCATCGCCGACGTGCTCGCGATGGAGGTCGACGAGGCCTACGAGTTCTTCGAGGCGAACTCCCAGATTCGCCGACGCCTGCAGCTGCTCAAGGACGTCGGCCTCGGCTACATGACGCTCGGCCAGCCGTCGACGACGCTCTCGGGCGGCGAGGCTCAGCGCATCAAACTCGCCGAAGAGTTGGGCAAGAAGGACACCGGCGACACGCTGTACCTGCTCGACGAACCGACGACCGGCCTGCACAAAGAAGACGAGCGGAAGCTCATCGACGTGCTCCATCGACTGGTCGACAACGGCAGCACCGTCACCGTCATCGAACACGAACTCGACCTGGTAAAGAACGCCGACCACGTCCTCGACCTCGGCCCCGAAGGCGGCGAGCACGGCGGTGAAGTCGTCGCCGCCGGGACGCCCGAGGAGGTCGCTCGCGAGGAGTCGTCGTACACGGGACAGTACCTCCGTGACATGCTCCCGGCCGTCGATATCGAGGGACCGCGCGCGGACAAGCGCGAACCCGCGAAGCCGACGACGGACGACTGAGCGCGGAGGCGAGTAACGCCGCCGCTCGGAAGGGGTGAACGGCCGGCGGGACTGCGCTCTGCGCGAGAGGCTCGCCGGACACCCGCCTTGGCCCCGTCGCGGCACGACGTTACATCGAGAGCGTTTGGTCTCCTTTTCGATGATAAACTCTCGCCGGACCGACGGTCCGGGCGAGTCGCCAGCGCGCTTATCTACGCCGCGGCCAAATCGCGTGGTATGACAACACAGTACGCAGCGTTGCGAAACGTCCTCCTCGTCGTCCGCGGTGGGCCGGGTGAGTGGCTCGTCGACAAGCGCTTGGCCGACCACGACATCGAGTGCGTCGCCGCCGCACCCGACGGGAAGACGGCGTTCTGCGGAACGTTCGACGCGGGGTTCTGGCGAACCGACACCGAGGGACAGACGTGGCACCGCGTCGGCGACGAGACGCTCACCGACCCGGTGATGTCGGTGGCCGTCGACCCGAACGACCCCGACCGCGTCTGGACCGGGACCGAACCGAGCGCCGTCTATCGCTCCGACGACGGGGGAGAAACGTGGGAGCAGTGCGGGGGGCTGACCGACCTCCCCTCCGCCGACGAGTGGTCGTTCCCGCCGCGGCCCGACACCCACCACGTCCGCTGGCTTGAGGTCGACCCCTCGGATTCCGATCACCTGTACGTCGGCGTCGAGGCGGGCGCGCTGGTACAGACCCACGACGGCGGCGAGACGTGGGAGGACCGCGTGCCGTCGGCGCGGCGGGACAATCACAGCCTCGCGACCCACCCGGACGCTCCCGACCGAGTGTGGTCGGCGGCGGGCGACGGCTACGCCGAGAGCGACGACGGCGGCGAGACGTGGGACCATCCGCAGAAGGGACTCGACCACCGCTACTGCTGGAGCGTCGCGGTGGGGCGCGAGGCGAAGAACGTGCTCGTCTCGGCGGCCAGCGGCCCTCGGTCGGCGCACAACGTTGACGCCGCGGAGGCGTACGTCTATCGGCGTCGGCCCGGCGAACCGTGGAAGCGCCTCGACGGCCTCCCCACTGGTGAGGGGGTGACGCGTCCGGTACTGTCGACGGGCGGCAACGGGTCGTTCTACGCGCTGTCGAACCGCGGACTCTATCGGTCGCAGAACAGCGGAAAGTCGTGGACGCGCGTCGACATCCCGTGGCCGGAGGCGTACGAGTCACAGACGGCACGCGGACTGGCGGTAGTCACGGAGTCGTAGACAGGTCGTCGGTCCGCACACGAGCGGACCGAACCGAGAAGGTATATAGTCGTCCGACGGGTCACTCACGACCGATGTACGATTTCGTCGTGGTCGGCGTCGGTCCCGCAGGCGCACGCTTCGCCCGCCGCGCCGCCGAGGATGGATACGACGTGCTCGCACTCGAAAAGGGGGAGGT from Haloprofundus halobius includes:
- the uvrA gene encoding excinuclease ABC subunit UvrA; translated protein: MSKDYIEVRGAEEHNLKDLDVRIPRETFTVVTGLSGSGKSSLAFETIYAEGQRRYIESLSAYARNFLGQMDKPQVEAVEGLSPAISIDQKNAANNPRSTVGTVTELHDYLRLLYARVGTPHCPECGREVGEQSAQQMVRRILELPEGTRAKIAAPVVRDQKGAFEDLFDELVSEGYSRVEVDGEEYDLAMEKPELDENYDHTVDVVVDRVKISEEARSRITDSVETALEEADGVLKVVVPSPPAADEFHLGTEARATGDLAGGGDERLVVEFSEELACTHCGIDFSEIETRSFSFNSPHGACPECEGIGNTKEIDPDLVVEDASKPIKHVFEPWSYKRSYYRTRLDSVADHFGVNVSTPFEELDDDVQRQFLYGTDRQVVFERQTRNGVRRKTKRFEGVIPNLERRHVETESKGTREHIEEYMAVTTCPACDGTRLKPQSRSVYVDGTAITEVNRMSIGDALAHFESLEADLTDRERTIAEEILKEIRARLGFMTEVGLDYLTLDREASTLSGGESQRIRLATQVGSGLVGVLYVLDEPSIGLHQRDNDKLLDTLEGLRDLGNTLLVVEHDEETMRRADNIIDMGPGPGKRGGEVVVQGDFDEVCEADGSITADYLSGRKDIDVPETRRERDGELTVRGARQHNLKDLDVSLPLGTFTAITGVSGSGKSTLIHDILYKGLAREMNNNTSVDPGDHDEIEGIDQIETVRLIDQSPIGRTPRSNPATYTGVFDYVRELFAETKLSKQRGYEKGRFSFNVKGGRCEECGGQGDVKIEMNFLSDVYVPCEECGGKRYNDETLDVTYKDKTIADVLAMEVDEAYEFFEANSQIRRRLQLLKDVGLGYMTLGQPSTTLSGGEAQRIKLAEELGKKDTGDTLYLLDEPTTGLHKEDERKLIDVLHRLVDNGSTVTVIEHELDLVKNADHVLDLGPEGGEHGGEVVAAGTPEEVAREESSYTGQYLRDMLPAVDIEGPRADKREPAKPTTDD
- a CDS encoding WD40/YVTN/BNR-like repeat-containing protein — encoded protein: MTTQYAALRNVLLVVRGGPGEWLVDKRLADHDIECVAAAPDGKTAFCGTFDAGFWRTDTEGQTWHRVGDETLTDPVMSVAVDPNDPDRVWTGTEPSAVYRSDDGGETWEQCGGLTDLPSADEWSFPPRPDTHHVRWLEVDPSDSDHLYVGVEAGALVQTHDGGETWEDRVPSARRDNHSLATHPDAPDRVWSAAGDGYAESDDGGETWDHPQKGLDHRYCWSVAVGREAKNVLVSAASGPRSAHNVDAAEAYVYRRRPGEPWKRLDGLPTGEGVTRPVLSTGGNGSFYALSNRGLYRSQNSGKSWTRVDIPWPEAYESQTARGLAVVTES